The region TGGTACACGGTCCGGGGCGAGGTCATGCCCATGATGACCGCCTCGATGGCCAGCAGACCGCCCGCTGGCAGCGGGTAGCATTTGAGCGCCATGGCAAGGGTGAAGATGAACTCGGCGATGAGGACCCAGCCCGCGATGAACGGCCCGGCCGTTAGCATGAGGATCGGGTTGATGATCAAGAAGGCGATAATGGCCATCTTGTACCAATTGGGCGCATTGCCGAGAAAGTTTTTGCTAAAGGCCTGTGTCAGTGATTGAGCCATGGTCGGTTACTCCTGATGCTTGGATTGCCGGGATCTGTCTCGCTGGCAAGATTTAGTCCCCGATAGTCATAGTAGGATACATGCCAGCTTCTGGGCCCGATTGGAAGGGCTGGAGAATATTAAAGGCTGCATCCCGTGTTTTTTGAGCATGTCCGCGGGTATTATCGGACCCGTCGAAGTATGCGCCGTTCTCTTCCCGTATGTGATCGATGCGATGTCTGAACGCATCGACGAAAGCTTTGCCGTCGCCCTTGAAGGTGGCGTTGCCCAAAGTCACGTCCGTTGTCTTGGCCAGTTCGTCCAGGTCGATGCACTGCGTCTCGAGGTCCGCCTGCCTGGTGACATACCCCCAGACCGCCGAGTTCGGCGGAATCTCGATGCACTCGTCCGGGTCGATGATCGTGTGGGGCATGACGATGGAGTCGCGGCCGATGGTGATGGGGCAGGCCTGGGTCCCGTGCAGGAAAGAGTTGAAGCCCACGAAGACGTTCTTGCCCACGTTGGTCCAGATGACCTTACCGCCGTGGGCGGTGACGTCGTCGCCCTCGTACACGGAATTCTTGATGTAGCAGTTCTCCTGGGCGTTAGACCCCTTGCCGATGAAAGAGTCTTCCACGTGCGCGCGCTGCACGATGAGCGCGTTCTCGCCCACTTCGCATTTGCCCTTGAGCACGGCGTACGGAGATACATAGGCCGTTTCCGGCACCTGGAAATCGGTTTCGGGACGGGCCGTCGAGTAGATGGGCACGAAGTCCTCTTTGAATTCGTCCACATAGTCTACGAATTTGCCGGTCAAATGCCCGTTCTCGTCCAGCTTGACGTACTGCTCGATGACCCCTTCCGGATAGAGGTAGTTGAACTCGAAGAGATCACCGGATTTGATCCACACGCGGCCCGGTTCCACGGTCAGCCGGGAGAGGTCGCCAGCCTGGACATAGGCGAAGTCGCCGATGACGCAGTTGTGCATGATGGACAGGTCCGCCGTGGCGAACGCCCCGAGGTACACGCCTTCAAGCGTGGTCCCGTGGATGTTCGAGTAGTGCATGGCCGCCGAGTTGAGGATACGGAAGACCTCCGGGGTCTCCGGATTCTTGGAGTTGTTGTGGACCAGCGTCTTGACCAGGTAGGAATTGATGATCCGGATGACCTCGTCGTAGAAGAGCTTGGTCTTGACCCCATTGAACTCCACCACGTCCCCTTTGCGCTTGAGTTCGTCGCCCCGCACGTTGGACTTGTACAGGACCGAGCTGTCCACGAGGGTCTTGCCCAGGAAATAAGTCCCGGCGAGGTTGGAGTTCTTGAACTTGAAGCTGATGGGATGGTCCTCGGTCAGTGCGTAGAACGCGTAATAAAGGATATGGCGTTCCCGCGGAATGGAGTTCTGCAGAATGGAGCGGACGTCGATGCCCATGGGCTTGAGGTTGACGTTCACTCGGGACGCTATGTGGTCGAAAAGTTCTTCGAGTTTTTCCATGTGGCTCACCGTTTTTGAAGGTTGTTGCACGAACGGCTGCCGAGCGCGGGCGCGGCAGCCGTTGTGGTAACTACGGAGTACTTCCTGGACAGCCTAGCCTCCGGCAGGGAGGGTGATGGGCATGCCCATGATCGGCCAGATGACCAGGACGGCAATGCCGACCATGACCATCAGCAGCAGGGATGCCGGGATGCCCCATCCGAAGAATTCACCGGTGGTGAACTGGCCGGAGTCGTAGGCGATGGCGTTGGGTGCCGCGCCCACCAGGAGCAGGAAGGGCATGCCCGCCATGACCAGCGAGGCGTACAGGATGACTTCGGGGGCCACGCCCAGGTAGGGGGCGATGACCAGGGCCACGGGCAGCGATATGGCGATGGCCGCCACGTTCATTATGAAGTTTGTCATGATCATCACGAAGAAGGCGATGGACATGACGAAGACGAACCAGTTGGCGTCCTGGAACATGACCAGCCAGTTGACGGCCATCCACTTGGCCGCGCCGGTCTCCCACAGACAGAAGCCGATGGACATGGCCCCGGCGAAGAGCAGGATGATGTTCCAGGGGATGTCCTCCAGGTCCTTGAGGTCCAGAATCTTGAAGATGAAGAAGAGGACCGAGGAACAGAGGATGATGGCGGTCTTGTCCACGGCCTTGAGCGCCGGAACGAAGGCCCGCAGGGACATGATCAGGATGACCGAGCCGACGATGACCGCGGCCAGGATCTCGTTGCGGGTCAGGCCGCCCATCTTTGCGTTGAGCTCGCGGGCTTTCTCGCGCAGGCCGGGGATGCGGTCCTTTTCAGGCTTGCACACGACCATGAAAAAGGCCCACAGCAGGAAGGTCATGCCCCAGCCGATGGGGGCCATGTAGTAGCTCAGCTCGAAAAAGCCGACGTCTACGTTCACTATTTCCTTGTAGAAGCCCAGCGCAACCGCGCCGCGGGCCGCGCCCAGCAGGGTTACGATGGAGCCCGCGCCGGCCACGTAGGCCATGCCGATGAACAACCCCTTGCCGAATTTGGTCGGCCGGTCGCCCTCGCCGTACAGGGCGTAGATGGCCAGCAGCAGGGGATAGATGGTCGCGGCCACTGCGGTGTGGGCCATGATGTGCGTCAGGGCGGCGGTGACCACGAAGACGCCGAGATAGATCATCGAGGTGCGTTCACCCACGATGTCGAGCATCTTGTAGGCCAGCCGCTTGGTCAGGCCTGTCTTGGTGAAGACCAGGCCGATCATGATCGAGGCGAAGATGAACAGGACCGACGGGTCCATGAAGTCCTTGAAGGCCACCTTGGCCGGACGGATCAGGAACATGACCTGAAGGATGCCGATCATCAGCGAGGTGATGCCGATGGGGACCACTTCGAAGACCCACCATGTTCCGGCCAGGAGGAACACGGCGATGGCGCCTTTGGCCTGGACGGACAGGGGGAAGTGTTCGCCCATGGGGTCGACGGCATCGGGCCAGGGCGAGCTGTAATAGACTATGGCGAAAAGTACGACGCCCGTGAGCATGAACACCAGGCGTTTCCAATCGAAGGCGATTTTTTCAGTGCGAGCTGTCTCCATGATTGTCTCCTCGTTGGACCCGGGGGCCTAGTCGGCCAAGGCGCAGGTGTGCATGCGGCCTATGATTTCCTTGAAGACGTCCGACATGCGCAGCACGCCGGTGACCTGGCCGTTGTTGCGGACGATCAGCGGTTGCGGCGTGCCGACCATATACATGTGCACGCCGTATTCGAGGTCGTTGTCCTCATTAATGTAATGGCCTTCCTCGGGGACGTGCATGGCGTCCGTCACGCTGATCTTCACGCCTTTGGCGCAGATGTTGTTCAGCGTGTCGTTCCAGAGATTGAACTCCTTGAACTGCTCGGCAACGTAGCGGTTGGAAAGAGTTTCGCTCTGTAGATTTTTCTTGAAAAGTTTTTTGTAGTTGGGTTCCAGCGCGGTGATGATGTCCAGCATGGTCAGGATGCCGGCGAAGGCACCTTTTTCGTCCACGATGAGGATGTCACGGTGGCTGCCCCGTTCGAGGACCGCGGAAACGTCGCCCAGAGTGGCGTCCGTGCCCAGTGTCTGATAGTCGCCCACCGGGGTCATCAGTTCTTTGACTTTCATGTAATCCTTCCTCCCAAGAAGTACTGTTTACACTAGGCCGGGACGTCCGCTCCGCCAAGCAACGGAACGTCTTTTGTGAAACACAGCCTCGGATCGTCTGACCGGCATCGACCCCCATCGGTGCGGGGCGAACCTTGTTCGCCGCCTGATACGATCGTCTGTTCCGTGTTCCTATAGATAGCAATTGGTTTCTTGCGTCAAGCGTATCAAGTGAAACTTTTCGCAAGAACAAATTGAAACGTTTTGAGACTATTGTGAAATAGGCTTTTGTGTCATGTTGAAACAAAAAGGGACAAAAAGGCGGGTCAGAAATAATTCTGGCCGGGAGAAAGGCGGCCTGCAAGATAGGCTTCGAGAATGGGGTCCACTGGTCCGCAGACATTGTCCACGACCTTGATTCCCTTGCGTTTGAGAAATTCATAAACCTCGTTTTCCATGCCGGCGCAGATGATGGTCTGTATGTTCTCGGCCATGACCAACCGGTACATGGCCTCGGCGGACGGAGACTCCAGGTTGACGATACGCTCGCTCAGGGTGCCCATGGCGCTGGTCTCGCGGGTGATGGAGATGATCAGGATCTCCGGAGCGAGGTCGAAGCGGGGGGACAATTCGTTGTCCATCAGGGGAATGAGGATGTTTTCCATGTTTGCAGCCTACTCGATGCCGAAGTGTTTCATCTTGCGCCACAGGGTGGAGCGGCCCCAGCCGAGGAGTTCGGCCGCCTTGGACTTGCGCCCGCCTGTTTTGACCAGGGCCTCCAGAATCATCTTTCGCTGCACGTCCTCCCATCGTTCCGGCGGGGCTACGCGAACGGATCCTGTTTCCGTAGCCCTGGGAGGAACGGAGAGGTTGGCGGGCAGGTTGTGGCCGTGGAGCATATACCCGGGCAGGTGGCGCATGCGGATGACGTTGGTGTCGCAGAAGTTGACCGCGTATTCGATCAGATTGCGCAGTTCCCGAATATTGCCGGGGAAATCGTAGGAGCGCAGCAGGGTCTCCACGTTTTTGGAGAAGCGGTCGACCTTCTTGCCGTAGCGTACCTGGAACATCTTCAGGAAGTGATCCTGGAGCAGAAGCAGGTCCTCGCCCCGGTCCCGCAGAGGCGGCAGATGGAGCCGAATGACGTTCAGCCTGTAGAGAAGATCGCGCCTGAACCGCTTGCGCCGGACCATATCTTCCAGATCGTAATGGCTGGCGGCCATTATGCGCACGTCGGTGTGGACCACCTTGGTGGAGCCGATGGGTCTGACCGCATGGTCGTCCATGTAGGCCAGCAGCTTGGTCTGCAAGGGCAGGGGCAGGTCGCCGATCTCGGTGATGAACAGCGTGCCGCCGTGGGCCATGCGCAACCGGCCCGGCTTGGCGTGGTCCGCCCCGGGCAGCGCGTTCTTGGCGTGGCCGAACAGTTCGGATTCCAGCAGGGGGACGGGCAGCGCGCCGCAGTTGACCTTGACGAAGGGGCCGTCCCGGTCCGATTCCTTGTGGATCTCTTCGGCCAGCATGTCCTTGCCCGTGCCGGTCTCCCCGGTGATCAGCACCGGCGAATCCGTCTGGGCGATGGACGGGGTCATGGAAAATATCTTGCGCACTTCCGGGCTGCGCCCGACCAGCTCGCCCAGGCCGGACACACCGCTGACGATCTCGTCCATGGCGTGCGTGGAAGCGGGCATCAGCGTTTCGATGACCCCCCGGATGGAGCCGTCTTCTGCCACCAGCGGGGCCAGCGTCAGATGGACACTGATTTTCTCCCTGTCCCGGTTGATGATGTTCGCTTCCAGGGTTCTGGTGCGCTTGTCCGTCCAACCGCTCAGGACCGGGCAGTTGCGCATGCAGTAGTCCGAACGTAGGGCGTGCAGGCAGCGTATGCCGAGCACCTGGTCCCCGGTCACACCGGTCAGGGATTCGTAATGCTGGTTCACGGCCAGCAAGGTCCCGTCCCGGTCCATGATGGCCACGCCGAGCGGCAGGACGTCCAGCAGGGCAGCAAGCCCCTGCTTGTTCGACAGACTCCGTATCAATGCGGCCGGGTCGGCAATGCCCATGAAATTCCCCTGTGTTGTGCGTCGGTTCGCCAATTTTTGAACCATAATGAAACGTAAGGGTGAAGACAAGCGGAGATGAGCGTGGATGCCGCTTGGAATCGCAGTATAAAAAAAGAGGCGCGGGGCCTATAGCCTCGCGCCTCTTCCGGTCGTTTCTCGATTCCCTAGTGGGAGTTCATCTCTTCAATGAGCTGCAGGAGTTGGCTGGACAGCCGTGCCAGTTCGTTGATGGCTTCGGCGGACTGGTTCATGCCCTCGGCTGTTTCCGATGCGATGAGGTTGATGTCCTCGACGGCCCGGTTGATCTCTTCCGAAGCAGCGGACTGTTCCTCGGCAGCGGTAGCGATGGACTGGACCTGCCCGGAGGTGTCGTCCGCGTAGTGGACGATGGACTCCAGGGCCTCGCCGGACCGGTTGGCCAGGTCTGTTGCCTGTTCCACGGCCTGGGCCGCGTGGTCGACGCTTTGGATGTTGGCGGCGGCGGCATCCTGGATGACCTGGATGGCGTTGCCGACCTCCTTGGTGGCGGCCATGGTCTTTTCGGCCAGCTTGCGGACCTCGTCGGCGACAACGGCGAAGCCTCGTCCGGCCTCGCCCGCGCGGGCGGCCTCGATGGCGGCGTTGAGCGCCAGCAGGTTGGTCTGGTCGGCGATGTCTTCGATGACGTTCATGATCTGGCCGATGTCCGTGGTCTGGTTGCCGAGCTGCCCCATGGACTGCTTGAGAGTGGCGGTCAGATCGTGGACTTCTCGTATGGCATTGATGGCTTCACGCACGACCGTGGCCCCTTCCTGGGCC is a window of uncultured Pseudodesulfovibrio sp. DNA encoding:
- a CDS encoding transferase, translated to MEKLEELFDHIASRVNVNLKPMGIDVRSILQNSIPRERHILYYAFYALTEDHPISFKFKNSNLAGTYFLGKTLVDSSVLYKSNVRGDELKRKGDVVEFNGVKTKLFYDEVIRIINSYLVKTLVHNNSKNPETPEVFRILNSAAMHYSNIHGTTLEGVYLGAFATADLSIMHNCVIGDFAYVQAGDLSRLTVEPGRVWIKSGDLFEFNYLYPEGVIEQYVKLDENGHLTGKFVDYVDEFKEDFVPIYSTARPETDFQVPETAYVSPYAVLKGKCEVGENALIVQRAHVEDSFIGKGSNAQENCYIKNSVYEGDDVTAHGGKVIWTNVGKNVFVGFNSFLHGTQACPITIGRDSIVMPHTIIDPDECIEIPPNSAVWGYVTRQADLETQCIDLDELAKTTDVTLGNATFKGDGKAFVDAFRHRIDHIREENGAYFDGSDNTRGHAQKTRDAAFNILQPFQSGPEAGMYPTMTIGD
- a CDS encoding SLC13 family permease, with product METARTEKIAFDWKRLVFMLTGVVLFAIVYYSSPWPDAVDPMGEHFPLSVQAKGAIAVFLLAGTWWVFEVVPIGITSLMIGILQVMFLIRPAKVAFKDFMDPSVLFIFASIMIGLVFTKTGLTKRLAYKMLDIVGERTSMIYLGVFVVTAALTHIMAHTAVAATIYPLLLAIYALYGEGDRPTKFGKGLFIGMAYVAGAGSIVTLLGAARGAVALGFYKEIVNVDVGFFELSYYMAPIGWGMTFLLWAFFMVVCKPEKDRIPGLREKARELNAKMGGLTRNEILAAVIVGSVILIMSLRAFVPALKAVDKTAIILCSSVLFFIFKILDLKDLEDIPWNIILLFAGAMSIGFCLWETGAAKWMAVNWLVMFQDANWFVFVMSIAFFVMIMTNFIMNVAAIAISLPVALVIAPYLGVAPEVILYASLVMAGMPFLLLVGAAPNAIAYDSGQFTTGEFFGWGIPASLLLMVMVGIAVLVIWPIMGMPITLPAGG
- a CDS encoding CBS domain-containing protein, producing MKVKELMTPVGDYQTLGTDATLGDVSAVLERGSHRDILIVDEKGAFAGILTMLDIITALEPNYKKLFKKNLQSETLSNRYVAEQFKEFNLWNDTLNNICAKGVKISVTDAMHVPEEGHYINEDNDLEYGVHMYMVGTPQPLIVRNNGQVTGVLRMSDVFKEIIGRMHTCALAD
- a CDS encoding NifB/NifX family molybdenum-iron cluster-binding protein, which codes for MENILIPLMDNELSPRFDLAPEILIISITRETSAMGTLSERIVNLESPSAEAMYRLVMAENIQTIICAGMENEVYEFLKRKGIKVVDNVCGPVDPILEAYLAGRLSPGQNYF
- a CDS encoding sigma 54-interacting transcriptional regulator; the encoded protein is MGIADPAALIRSLSNKQGLAALLDVLPLGVAIMDRDGTLLAVNQHYESLTGVTGDQVLGIRCLHALRSDYCMRNCPVLSGWTDKRTRTLEANIINRDREKISVHLTLAPLVAEDGSIRGVIETLMPASTHAMDEIVSGVSGLGELVGRSPEVRKIFSMTPSIAQTDSPVLITGETGTGKDMLAEEIHKESDRDGPFVKVNCGALPVPLLESELFGHAKNALPGADHAKPGRLRMAHGGTLFITEIGDLPLPLQTKLLAYMDDHAVRPIGSTKVVHTDVRIMAASHYDLEDMVRRKRFRRDLLYRLNVIRLHLPPLRDRGEDLLLLQDHFLKMFQVRYGKKVDRFSKNVETLLRSYDFPGNIRELRNLIEYAVNFCDTNVIRMRHLPGYMLHGHNLPANLSVPPRATETGSVRVAPPERWEDVQRKMILEALVKTGGRKSKAAELLGWGRSTLWRKMKHFGIE